In bacterium, the sequence GAACCAGCGCACCGTGATTCAAATAACTCTGAAGATAGCAATAAACACAATCAAACAAACATCCTTCAGCAAGGTCCAGACTCAAAAACCGGTAAGCAGCATGGTCATAACAATGAAACGGCTTCAGCCAGGCCCCCCGTTTGCGTGCAAAGATCAGAGATTTTTTTTCTTGAACCATGTTTTGTTTTCGAAACGACTGATAATCCTGTATCCACTGCAGGTAGGGATACCTGGCCGCGACTTCTGCGTACTCCGGCAGTCCCCGAATAGACTCTTCCGCATAAAAGGATTCGTACTTCCGCATGACCTTTAATTATGACGATTTCCGGGTGACGGTACTACCGCCATTGGAAACTTTGAGCTAAAATATCTCTGGCTAAACCTTCCTGAAAATGATCACTGGTCATAACACAGACATCGTTTATAACGGCATCATTTACCACGTTCAGACTGAGGATCGTGGTAAGGGAAACCCGGTCATCGAAACCCTCGTCTACAAAGGGGGCGAAATCCTTGAAGCATATCGGACCAGCTACGAAGAAGACATACAGGAAGGTTACGATGAGCAAAGGATTATGGCTCTGATCGAGAAACAGCACCGGACGGTTATCTGGGAAATCAAAGGCGGCAAATATGATAAACAGGCCGCCCTGATGTCGGATCCGCTGGCGGAAGGCATCATCGATACGAAAAAAAGCCTGGATCAGGTGATCCTCGAATATCTTGCTTCCGAAGAAGAAAAAGAGCGGATGCTTCTCGATCTAAAATCCTCGGGAGACATGACAGAAGGAAGCGCAGTTACTCTTACGATTCAAACGAAAAGCAGCACGACGGGTGAACCGGTCAAGAATTCCAAGATTATTGTAAAGATCATCAGCACTGTGAAAAAACCGCTCACGGTTCACGAAGGAAAAACAGATAAGAACGGCCTTATTTCTGTCGAGTTTTCGATTCCCGAATTTCCTGACGGAAACGCCGCTTTGCTCGTCCAGGCCTTCTCCGACTCTACAGGGTCGGACGAGATCAAGCAATTTATCAAAAAGAAAAAAGGTTTTAGCAACACTGGTAAAAAAGGTTAAAGCAACCGTAAATGGCTCCGCAATGGAGCTTCAAGACGGGATCACAATTGAAAACTTGCTTTTGCAACTCGAGATCGATGTGCGCCTGGTTGCCGTAGAACAGAATCTGGAGATCGTGCCGAAAGCGGATTATACGAAACGCGTCGTCGCTGAAGGAGATTCGATCGAGATTGTTCAGTTTGTCGGCGGCGGGTAGCCTTCGGAATTTCGTACTTATATACTTAATTTGCATTATGAATGACAAACCACTTGTAATTGCCGGTCGCGAATTCCGCTCCCGGCTCATTGTTGGAACCGGCAAGTATGCAACACTCGATCTGATGAAAGAATCATTGGAGGAATCCGGTTCTGAAATCGTAACCGTTGCGGTCAGGCGCGTGAACCTGCAGGATCGATCGGAAAGTTCATTTCTTTCTTATATTGACCGGAATCGTTTTCTGATTCTGCCCAATACCGCCGGCTGTTACACAGCCGAAGATGCTATTCGCATTGCCAGGCTTGGCCGCGAAGCAGGATTATCGAACTGGGTAAAACTGGAAGTGCTCGGAGACGAAGCCACTCTATTCCCGGAAAATGAAGCGCTGCTACAGGCTACAAAAGTATTGGTAAAAGAGGGTTTTGTGGTTCTTCCTTATACAAACGATGACCTCATCAATGCAAGGAAATTGATCGATGCCGGAGCTGCTGCCGTGATGCCGCTGGGAGCGCCGATCGGTTCCGGAATGGGGCTACAAAACATTGCCAATGCGATGATCCTCAGGGAAAAGATAACAGAAGTTCCTCTCATCATTGATGCCGGAGTGGGAACCGCTTCCGATGCTTGCGTCGCGATGGAACTCGGAATGGATGGCGTTCTGATGAATACAGGAATTGCCGCAGCCTCCGATCCGGCTCGTATGGCACGGGCCATGAAGCTTGCTCTGGAATCCGGCCGCCAGGCATATCTCGCCGGCAGGATGCCGAAGAAGCTCTACGCAACAGCGAGCTCACCCGCCTCAGGATTGCCGCATCCGCGATGATTGGCTCAACCCGGCTGGAAGATAAACTCCGGGAGTTGATCGAATTACGCAAAAAAGAAGAAGAGGAATACGGGAAACTTCTGACCCGTCTGGATGAAATCTGCCAGTTTTCTCTCCCGAATGAAACCTCCACCAGCTTCCCACAAATCAAAGATGCGTTGAATCAGATTTGGGATATCTCCAAAGAAGCTTCCTCTGCTTCGGCAAGTGAAGATCGTGTTTTTTGGAAGGAGGTTGCCCAAAATTTTTCACAATATCTCAATCCGGTAGTCGAACAGCAACGCGAAGTCAATTCAGTTTTAGTTCACCTGATGAATGAATACATCGAGGCTGTCCACCGGTCGCTACAGCAAATCCGCGAATTTCAGAGCACGCTCATTTTGTATTTTCAGAAAATCATTCCCGTGATGGACACAAAATTTCGCGAGATGGTGGGGACGGCAGAATGTTTTCAAATCGGCATGCGGGATTACATAGACGCGTTGTATCAGGAACTGGACAAAAAAATTGAAACTCTTCAGGTGGATGTCTCTGCCTTGAAGAAGTCCGATCGAAATGAGATGTAGGGGCGTTGCATTTGCGCTTTTTGCAAATGCTGCGCCCGGGCTGAGCATTCGCAAAGAACGCGAATGCGCAGCCCCTACGGATCATCGATGAATAAGAAAAAAAAGATTTGCGTTTGTTCGGCGCAAACCCCCTTTGTTTATGGCGGCACCGAAATTTTCGTTGAAAACATGATCGCGCAATTTCGATTGCGGGGACATGATGCTGAGATGGTTCGCCTTCCGCTTCAAACGCAACCACATGAAGAGCTCCTCAAGAGCTGTCTGGCCTGGAGACTCCTCAATCTGGATTTTGTAGAGTTGGAGCGGATCGATCTGGTGATTCCAGTGAAATTCCCTGCCTATATGGTTCGCCACAGGAATAAAAGGATCTGGCTGCTGCATCAATACAGGCAGATCTACGATCTGTACGAGACCGCGTACACAAGTTTTCAGCCTACTTCGAAAGACAACGAAATACGGAAATATATGATTGAACTGGATCAGGAATCCTTCCGTGAAAGCAAGAAAGTTTTCTCACAGTCGCGAACGGTTGCGGATCGTCTGAAGCGCTCGATTGGCCTGGAAACAGAAATCCTTCATCCTCCCATTGCGGATTCGGACGCCTTCTACTTTGAAACTCTAGATAACCATGTACTTTCTGTCGCGCGCCTTGCGGGAAACAAACGGGTTCATCTTTTGATAGAAGCGATGCAATACGTATCGGAGCGTTTTCAAGCCGTTATTGTCGGGGACGGTTATGCCCGCGCTGAACTCGAAGAGCTCACCGCAAAACTCAAGCTCGAGAAACGAGTTCATTTTGCGGGTCAGATCTCACGCGAAGAAGTCATCCGCCACTACGCGAAAGCCGGAGCAGTATTCTACGGACCGGTTGAAGAAGACTGGGGACTGGCAACGCTGGAAGCATTTTATGCGCGCAAACCGGTGATCACCTGTTCGGATTCCGGTGGCGTGCTGGAATTGTTAGATGATTCTTGCGGCTGGATTGCAACAAACCAACCGCAGTCCATCGCCTCCTGCATTGAAGAAGCGTTGAACAACAAAGAGAAAAGCCGGCACATGGGAGAAGAAGGATTCCACAAAATTTCCTACCTGAGCTGGAATTATGTGATGGACCGCTTGCTGGAGGACCTATGAAGCGGATCGCTTTCTTTGGACCGCTTCCTCCATTAAAAACCGGAATTGCCGACTACAACCATGCTCTACTTCCCTGGCTCCGGAAAGATTATGAAATCGATGTTTTCCTTCCGTTCTCCACACCGAGTTCTTCGGAAGGTTTTCCTCATGGAGATTTTTTCCTGCGCCAAAAAAGGATACCTTACGATTTGGCGCTCTATCACATGGGAAATCAACCCCGCTTTCACGAATACATGTATGGCTATCTTTTCCAGCAACCGGGAGCTGTGCTGTTTCACGATTACTGTTTGCATCATTCGCGCGCGGATATGTTGCTCAAAAGAAATATGACGGACGAGTATCGGGAGGAACTGCGATCTGTCTATCCGGATCAGGCGGAAAGGATTGCAAATGCCACGATCACTTTCGCGGCGGGAGATTTGTTATTTTTTCACTACCCCTTATTTGAATTGATCGTTCGAGCGTCATTAGCTCTTGGGGTGCACACAGATGCCGCGGTGAAGAAACTGCAAATCTGCGAAACTCCTGTGATCAAGATTCCCTGTCTTCAAATGGAAGGAGGCACAACGACAGAGACCGGCATCTACCCCGGAAAAATGGTTGTGGCTTCTTTCGGTTACGCGACGCAGGCAAAACGAATTTCTACGATATTAGAAACGATTGCTGACCTGTGTGGTGAACAGGAAAATCTTCTGTACGTAATCGTTGGAGCGCTGGAGGATCGGACCGGCGTACTCAGGCAAATCGAAAAGCTTGGTTTGAAAGAATCCGTGCTTGTCACGGGTCATGTGGAAATGGAGGAATTTCTGAAGTGGATTTCCCGCGCGGATATCGTCCTCAACTTACGCTATCCTTCAGCCGGAGAGATGTCCAGCACACTGATTCGAGCGCTTGCTTCAGGCAAACCGGTCATTATCAGCCG encodes:
- the thiS gene encoding sulfur carrier protein ThiS, with product MELQDGITIENLLLQLEIDVRLVAVEQNLEIVPKADYTKRVVAEGDSIEIVQFVGGG
- a CDS encoding glycosyltransferase family 4 protein; this translates as MKRIAFFGPLPPLKTGIADYNHALLPWLRKDYEIDVFLPFSTPSSSEGFPHGDFFLRQKRIPYDLALYHMGNQPRFHEYMYGYLFQQPGAVLFHDYCLHHSRADMLLKRNMTDEYREELRSVYPDQAERIANATITFAAGDLLFFHYPLFELIVRASLALGVHTDAAVKKLQICETPVIKIPCLQMEGGTTTETGIYPGKMVVASFGYATQAKRISTILETIADLCGEQENLLYVIVGALEDRTGVLRQIEKLGLKESVLVTGHVEMEEFLKWISRADIVLNLRYPSAGEMSSTLIRALASGKPVIISRLLDVEEIPENAVLRVRPDHEKEDLKAALTALLQDLNLRDRLSANARKYIEEHHTPQKAREKYQVLVETALKRKSSFVSPELPLHLRSGAEILKQHLLKTTFERTDPKILEWLP
- a CDS encoding thiazole synthase, translating into MNDKPLVIAGREFRSRLIVGTGKYATLDLMKESLEESGSEIVTVAVRRVNLQDRSESSFLSYIDRNRFLILPNTAGCYTAEDAIRIARLGREAGLSNWVKLEVLGDEATLFPENEALLQATKVLVKEGFVVLPYTNDDLINARKLIDAGAAAVMPLGAPIGSGMGLQNIANAMILREKITEVPLIIDAGVGTASDACVAMELGMDGVLMNTGIAAASDPARMARAMKLALESGRQAYLAGRMPKKLYATASSPASGLPHPR
- a CDS encoding glycosyltransferase family 4 protein, whose translation is MNKKKKICVCSAQTPFVYGGTEIFVENMIAQFRLRGHDAEMVRLPLQTQPHEELLKSCLAWRLLNLDFVELERIDLVIPVKFPAYMVRHRNKRIWLLHQYRQIYDLYETAYTSFQPTSKDNEIRKYMIELDQESFRESKKVFSQSRTVADRLKRSIGLETEILHPPIADSDAFYFETLDNHVLSVARLAGNKRVHLLIEAMQYVSERFQAVIVGDGYARAELEELTAKLKLEKRVHFAGQISREEVIRHYAKAGAVFYGPVEEDWGLATLEAFYARKPVITCSDSGGVLELLDDSCGWIATNQPQSIASCIEEALNNKEKSRHMGEEGFHKISYLSWNYVMDRLLEDL